GGTTGTTTACCAAACCAGTGATCTGCCCGTCAACGTCCAGATTTAGGTTCATCTGATCCAGCTCTGAGGTAAAGAAAGATACATCACGGGAAGCGATATGACTATTTTTAAAGTTAGCCTTCATTCTTACTTTATTGACATAATCATTGAAATCTTTGAAACGATTAAAGCTCATTTTAAAATAATCCTGGAGCTTGCTGTGATTGGTTTCCAATAATAATTTCTGAAGTTCTATTTTATTGGTATCAACAGTGGTGAAAGCGGTTAAATTTTTAAGGTAAAACCCACTTTTCTCTTTAAAGGTGAGATTTTTGATATCTGCCTGAAGGATGTGATCAGTAGTATTCAGTTTTTCAAAGATTCCATTGAGGTTGCTCAGATGAACATCTTCAAAGTTTACCCCTTTCATGACCGTATCAATCTTGAGATTCTTATATTTAAAATCGATGTTATTCAGAATTATCCTGTCAAATGTAATTTTGTATGGTTTTTTCTTCTTTTTTACTGTTGGTGCACCCGAATCAAAGTAATCGATGATGAAATCAAGGTTGGTAGATTCATCTTTATAAGATTTAAGAAAAAAAGTCCCGTCATTGAGCTGAACAGTACTTACATCAATAATCCTCTTCTCCAGGGAAAGTTGATTAATATCTACCAGAAGCTTAGGTGTATTTAGAAGCGTATCCTTTTGCTGATCCAAAACCAGCAGGTTTTCAAGCACAAGAGATTTAAAAGGTTTGATATATATTCCCGTTAAAGATATCGTGGTATTGAGCTCTTTGGATAAATATGCCGCTGCTTTTTTTGCTACAAAAGTCTGTACCGGCTTAAATTGAAGCGCGAATAACAAGATCGCAACTAGCAATAATACTGATGCAACAAACCAAAGAAGTATTTTTAATAGTTTTTTAATAGTTTTGTAGCTTAATTATAATCATTGTGCCAGTAATACTCGCTATTGAATCTTCTTGTGATGAAACTTCGGTTGCTATCTGTAACAACGGCAAAATTACTGCCAATGTTATTGCAAACCAAACAATTCATGAAAATTATGGTGGTGTAATTCCTGAATTAGCTTCAAGAGTACATCAACAAAATATCGTGCCTGTGATACAACAGGCCTTAATTGATGCTAATGTAGACAAAAAGGAGCTAAATGCGGTTGCTTTTACTCGGGGACCGGGTTTATTAGGTTCTTTATTGGTTGGGGTTTCATTCGCTAAATCTTTTGCATTGGCACTAGATTTACCATTGGTGTCCGTTAATCATATGCATGCGCATATTCTCGCCCATTTTATCGATGAGCCAAAACCTGCTTTCCCTTTTCTTTGTCTGACGGTTTCTGGGGGTCATACACAAATTGTTCTTGTAAAGGATTATTTCGATATGGAAATTGTTGGAGAGACCTTGGATGACGCGGCAGGAGAAGCTTTTGACAAAACGGCTAAAATTCTGAATCTTCCTTATCCTGGTGGTCCGTTGATCGATAAATACGCAAAGCTTGGAAATCCATTGGTATTTAAGTTTCCAGAGCCACAAATTAAAGATTTGAATTATAGTTTTAGTGGATTAAAAACTGCGATACTCTATTTTATAAGAAAGCAGGAAGTGGAAAATCCTGACTTTATACCAGAACATTTAAATGATATTTGTGCTTCTGTTCAATATAGCATTGTGCATATCTTGCTCAATAAACTAAAGAAGGCGGCAAAACAGTATGGGATTAAGGAAATTGCTATTGCAGGGGGAGTGTCAGCAAATACCGGATTAAGGGAAGCGTTGCAAAAAACAGCTGTAGAATCTGCTTGGAATGTTTATATCCCTGCTTTTGAATATTGTACAGATAATGCTGCCATGATAGCTATTGCCGGATATCAGAAATATTTAAAGGGAGATTTTGTTGAACAGGATGTTGCCCCAATGTCCAGGATGAATTTTTAATATAATAGAAGTGAATTATGAATGCAACGAGTTTTATTTTTTTCGGGTTAATGCTAATTCCCTTTATCGTGTTTATCGTTTGGTTGATTAAACAAGATAAAAAGCGAAATTACCTTGGGTTAGCTGTGTTGCTTGCTGCGATTATAGTAGCAGTTATAGTGGCTATTTATGTGGATGCAAAATATATGAAGATGCACTAAATGAAATTCAGCAATAAAAAAACGCCTGTTTTGTAATTTACAAAACAGGCGTTTTTTTATGTTGGGATAGGAATTAAACCCTTTCTTCCAGTTTTTCACCTGTTACCTCTGCTCTGATCTTAGCTTCAATTTCTTCAGACAGTTCAGGGTTATCCAGTAACAACTGTTTAACGGCATCTCTACCTTGACCAAGTTTTGTCTCTCCATAAGAGAACCATGAACCTGCTTTTTTAATGATGTTAAAGTCTACACCTAAATCTATAATTTCTCCGGTTTTAGAAATACCTTCACCGAACATGATGTCAAATTCTGCAATGCGGAATGGAGGGGCAACCTTATTTTTTACAATTTTTACTTTTACTCTGTTTCCTGAAACTTCATCAGAATCTTTAATCTGAGAAGTTCTACGGATATCTAAACGTACAGAGGCATAGAATTTTAAAGCATTACCACCTGTAGTGGTTTCCGGATTTCCAAACATCACCCCAATTTTTTCACGTAACTGGTTGATGAAAATACAGCAACATCCTGTTTTTGCAATTGTTCCTGTTAGTTTACGAAGGGCCTGTGACATTAGACGTGCTTGTAATCCCATTTTAGAATCACCCATCTCGCCTTCAATCTCTGCTTTAGGTACAAGTGCAGCAACAGAGTCAATTACGATCACGTCTATTGCTCCTGATCTGATTAGATTATCTGCAATTTCAAGCGCCTGCTCTCCGTTGTCTGGTTGAGATATCAACAGATTGTCCACGTCTACACCCAGTTTTTTTGCATAGCTTTTATCAAAAGCATGTTCCGCATCTACAATAGCTGCAATTCCGCCTTTTTTCTGCGCTTCTGCAATAATATGAGTAGCAAGAGTAGTTTTACCTGATGACTCAGGACCATATATTTCTATCACCCTTCCTTTTGGAACACCGCCGATGCCTAAGGCAATATCTAAACTAATTGATCCTGTTGAAATAGATTCAATTGCCTCTACTGCATTATCGCCTAATTTCATTACGGTACCTTTACCATACGATTTCTCTAACTTATCTAAAGTTAGTTGTAGTGCTTTTAATTTGTCTGCGTTTACGCTCATATTATTAAATTCTGGAAGTAAGATAAAATATTACCGTTGGAAGAATAAATAACTTTTACTTACATGCTAATTATATTAGCAAATATAGCTAATCTTTAATCTAATGCAAGAAATAAAAATATTTTTTTTGATTAGTCCGTTTTTTCGCTAATTATTTTAGTTATTTTATTATTTTGTTGGAAATATTTACAAATATTAGTTATCTCACAAATGTTGCATTTAGGAGATCTTGCAAGGCAGACATACCTTCCATGTAGAATCAACCAATGATGTGCAATATGAATGGTATGTTCCGGAAGGTTCTTTACCAGTTCTTTCTCTACTGCCAATGGAGTTTTTCCGGAAGATAAGCCAATCCTTTTGGAGACCCTGAATACATGGGTATCTACAGCCATTGCCGGAGCGTTGTAAATTACTGAAGCAATTACATTTGCGGTTTTCCGGCCAACACCAGGCATCTTCTGCAATTGGTCAATATCTGAAGGAACTTCATTGTTAAAATCATTTAATAACATCTTGGCCATTCCAACCAGATGTTTTGCTTTATTATTGGGATAACTGACACTCCTGATATAATCGAAGACGATGTCCGGAGTTACATCGGCTAATGCTTTTGCATTGGGAAAACGTTGAAATAATGCAGGAGTCACCTGGTTGATCCGCTTGTCAGTACATTGTGCAGACAGGATAACTGCAACTAATAACTGATAGGGATTATTGTAATGTAGTTCTGTTTCAGCATCGGGCTGTTTTGCAGAAAAATGGGCAACAAAAAGTTTGTATCTGTCTTTTTTGAGCATAGGCAAATATATACAGAAGAACTAAGAGAAGGTTAAAAAAATCGGAAGGAAAATAGAAAGTGCAGATTAAATCAGGGATTATCGAAAGCTGGCCGAAAAATAAGTGCATAAAAAAGCTGCCCTTTTGAGGCAGCTTCAGTTTTTTTTTGAATTACTTTGCTCTGGAATAGGCTAAAATTTTCTCGATGGTTTCATCGGAAGGATTTTTTGTTAAGCGGTCCAGTTGTGGCCTGATGTGGTCATAGAACATCATGTCGAGTTCTATAACTGCATCAACTGCAGGTTTTTCCTGCTTCGGTTGTGTGCAATTCAATCGGTTAAGTGAAGTAAAGGTTTCCATCATAAGCAATAAAAAAATATTTGTTTACTAATGTAAACGTTATTGTTATAAATTTATTTTAACCTAAACTACAATTTTTTGTGGACATTTTATCCAGATAAAAATCATGAAATTTCTTTCACCTTCATCATCTTACGAAGATTGCTTAAAGCGTAGCGCATTCTTCCCAATGCGGTATTTATACTCACATCGGTCAGGTCCGCAATCTCTTTAAAACTTAGATCAGCATAATGACGCATAATTAAAACTTCCTTCTGGTCATCGGGTAATAAATGAATCATTGCCCGAAGGTCATAATGAGTTTGTTCTCTCAGCATCTTTTCTTCTGCACTTTCTTCGTGAATCTGAAGCAGATTAAAGATATCCGTTCCGTCAGCGCTGGTGATCACAGGAGCCCGTTTCTCGCGTCTGAAATAATCGATCACGAGGTTATGTGCAATACGCATTACCCAGGGTAAAAATTTACCCTCTTCATTGTAACGCCCCGACCTGAGTGTATTGATGACTTTTATAAATGCATCCTGGAAAATATCCTCCGCGAGATATTGATCCTTAACTAATAAATAGATAGATGTGTATATTTTTGACTTGTGTCTTCTCAGAAGTTCTTCCAAAACCGATTCATCACCGGTAAGATATAACTTCACCAAGTCCTGATCACTATATAATTCTAATTTCATAGGAGTATCCGTACTAAAAAGTTCCCTGCTAATTGCTATAAAATACTTAGTAGATGTTTTTTTCGATATTTTTCTCCTGTTAGTTAGTGGTTTAGTTTGTCAGTTGATTTTTCAAAAGAAGCATTTTTTTATTACAATACAATATAAAAAGTGTTAAAAAAAATTAAAACTGCACTGAGACCCTTATTTTTGCATCCTCTCAAAAAAGGTAATATTGCTTTTTTTGGGTTATATTAGCACTATTCTATCCAGAAGTCAATGAATAACGAAATCAATAAAGATCCACATAAACATATAATCATAAAAGGTGCCAGAGTCCATAATCTGAAGAATATAGATGTCGCAATCCCGAAAAATAAGCTGGTAGTCATTACCGGAATGTCAGGATCCGGGAAATCTTCTTTAGCTTTTGATACTTTATATGCCGAAGGTCAGCGGCGCTATGTAGAAAGTTTGTCTTCTTATGCACGACAGTTTATGGGAAGAATGAATAAGCCGGATGTGGACTATATCAAAGGAATTGCACCAGCGATTGCCATTGAACAAAAGGTAATTACTTCCAACCCAAGATCTACGGTTGGTACCTCTACCGAAATTTACGATTACCTTAAACTTTTGTTCTCCAGAATCGGAAAAACCTACTCCCCGGTATCAGGTGAGATCGTTAAGAAGGATACTGTCAGTACAGTGGTTGATTTCATTTCCGGTCTTGAACCAGAAAGCGTAGTCACCATTTTCTGTCCTTTATTTCCTCATAACAACAGGTCTATAAAAGAAGAGCTGGCCGTATTACTGCAAAAAGGATTTCTCCGGATTTTTTATCAGGAGCAGATTTTAAAAATCGAAAGTATTCTAGAGGATGAGTCTTTTGCCGATTTTGAGCTGGCCGATGCAGATACCGTAAGAATCCTGATCGACAGGATTGTCCTGAATAATGATGAGGAAACATTGAGCCGGATTGCAGATTCTGTACAAACTGGTTTTTTTGAGGGCAAAGGCGACCTATATGTAGAGCAGGAAGGTAAATCAACACATTTTTGCGATCGTTTTGAGCTTGATGGGATTCGCTTTGACGAGCCTACTCCAAATTTCTTCAGTTTTAACAATCCGTATGGAGCATGTAAAAGGTGTGAAGGTTATGGAAATGTAATTGGCATAGACGAAGATCTGGTTGTTCCGGATAAAAGCAAGAGTTTATATGACAATGCAGTCGCTCCCTGGCGTGGGGAAAAAATGAGGGAATGGTTAAATAAACTAATCAAAAATGCAGATAAGTTTGATTTCCCTATTCACCGCCCTTATAATGAATTAACAGAGAAGGAGCAAAGGCTGATCTGGACCGGAAATAAATATTTTGAAGGTTTAGATGCCTTTTTCAGGGAATTGGAAGAACAGACTTTCAAGATTCAGTACCGGGTGATGTTGTCCAGGTACCGTGGAAAAACTGTTTGTCCGGACTGTAAAGGATCCAGATTGCGTAAAGATGCTTCCTATGTGAAGATTAATGATAAATCTATCATTGACGTCGTATTGATGCCGCTGGCGACGATTCTTGACTTTTTTAATCAATTAGAACTTACGCCGAATGATGAGAAAATCGCAAAAAGATTGCTGGCTGAAATTGTCAACCGTGTGCTGTATCTTAACAATGTCGGATTGGGGTATCTGACTTTAAATCGTCTTTCAAATACTTTATCAGGGGGAGAATCACAAAGGATTAATCTTGCCACCTCATTGGGAAGTAGTCTGGTTGGCTCTGTATATGTTCTGGATGAGCCAAGTATAGGTTTGCATCCCAGAGACACCAATAAGTTGATAGAAGTATTAATTTCGCTTCGTAATGTAGGAAATACAGTGCTGGTAGTGGAGCATGAAGAAGAGATGATGAAAGCAGCCGATCATATTATTGACATTGGTCCGGAGGCTGGAACACATGGTGGTAATCTTGTTTTTAGCGGCACTTATAGCCAGATCATAAAAGATAAAGAAAGCCTTACCGGCCGTTATCTTTCCGGAGAAGAGAAAATTGCTATACCTGCTAAAAGAAGAGGTTGGAAGGACCATGTTCTGATAAAAGGGGCGAGGGAAAATAACCTTAAAAATATTGATGTGAAATTCCCTTTGGGCGTATTCACTGTGGTAAGTGGAGTTTCCGGAAGTGGAAAAACCAGCTTAATTAAAAAAATACTTTATCCTGCCTTACAAAAAGCAATAGGAAACTATGCCGGAGAGCAAACTGGTGCCTATGATGGGATATATGGGAACTACGATTTGGTAAGCCAGGTGGAGATGGTGGATCAGAATCCGATCGGAAGATCTTCAAGGTCCAATCCTGTGACCTATGTAAAGGCCTGGGATGATGTGAGAGCGTTGTTCTCTGCCTTACCCGCTGCAAAGGCTGCCGGACTAAAACCTGCAGCATTCTCGTTCAACGTAGAGGGCGGACGATGTGATGTTTGTCAGGGAGAAGGAGAGGTGAAAATTGAAATGCAGTTTATGGCCGATATTTATCTGCCTTGTGAAGCATGTGGAGGAAGAAGGTTTAAGCAACAGGTACTGGATATCACCTATAACGATAAAAACGTTGCAGATATTCTGGATTTAACGATTGATGAAGCGGTCGACTTCTTTAAAGGAGAGCCCAAAATCATGACGAAGCTTCAGCCGCTGGTAGATGTTGGTTTGGGATATGTACATCTTGGTCAGTCATCCAATACCCTGTCTGGTGGAGAAGCGCAACGGATAAAACTGGCCTCTTTTCTGATTAAAGGAAATAATGCGAACAAAACCTTATTTATTTTTGATGAACCAACTACAGGATTGCATTTCCATGATATTAAAAAGCTATTGATTGCACTGAACACGTTAATTGAACAGGGAAATACAATTTTAGTAATTGAACATAATATGGACATGATCAAATCTGCTGACTGGATTATCGATATAGGCCCTGAAGGAGGGGATAAAGGCGGTAACGTTGTTTTTGAAGGAACTCCTGAAGAATTGGTTTCCTCAAACTCTTCTTATACTGCGAAGTATTTAACTGCACACATGAAATAATTGTATCTTCGCGCATGCTTTTTTTAACACTCTTTTTAGGGGTAATACTGAATATGGTGGGATATATTCCACCTGGAAATATTAACCTTACTGTAGTTCAGATTACAATAACCAGGGGAATCCGACAGGCACTATACTTTATTGGGGCTTTCTCTGCGATTGAAATACTTTTCACCTTTGGGGTGATGCGTTTTGTGCAGTGGCTTTCCAGTGAAATCAAGTTAGGGGACATTATTGATGTAATTATGGTCCTGATGTTTGGCATTTTAGGTTTCATCACCTGGAGATCAAGAAAAGAGATGCCTAAGGCAGATTATTCTAAAAAGGACAGCATTAGATATGGGATGCTTTTAGGGGTGATTAACCCCATGCAGATTCCCTATTGGTTATTTGTGGGTACCTATCTGATCTCTCACGAATGGATTGATATCGGTTATCTCTCATTGACAATATTCAGTATTGGCTCAGGAATAGGAGCGGCTTTAGCTTTATACGGATTTGCCCGTTTCGCCCAATATATACAAGAAAAGTTTGCGTTAAGTAGTTATCTGGTAAATAAGGGGATTGCATTGTTGTTCTTTGCTTTGTCGGGATACCACATTTGCAAAATAGTATACATTCATTGTATTAAATAGGTCTTTATTTTTTCAGAAACTCTACATTCCAGATTTTTTCAGCTCTTCGTCCGATAATCCAGAAAGATGCTGCAAGGACACAGAAAAATAGCGCTTTATGCCAGTTATCCCAAAAGTATTCGAAATACCGGGTGTAAAGGTTAATAAATAGAAAAGTAATCCCGAATTCCCGGGCAATATCGTCCCTGTATTTTAGACCTGCAAAAATACTGATGATGCAGGCTGCTGCAGAAATGATAGCCCAATAGAACAAACTGATTTGCTTTACTCCATACCAGGCTTCTAAAGTCTCGTAGTTGCCAAATACAGAAAGGAACCATAGGGATACAAATAAATAAACCATTCCACTGATGTACGTCGCCGGGAAAAAATGACCGGTCTTTTTACGACCTTTCATTAAAAAAGATAATCCGGTAAGTGCAGCTCCAAAGCAGACAAAACGAAGTGGATAATTCATTCCTGCGAAGTACCAGTTCCATCTGGAAAGGTACCCTGTTTCTGTTCCGAACCAGGCACCTAGGGAAATCAGTGCAAAAACCCATATCAGTCTTGATTTGAAAAAATAAGCAAGAACGGCATAGATCAATACTGCAAAAAGCAATAACAAAGAAAAATGAGCACTGCCAGTACCTATTGCTTTGCCTAAATAGGCGATAGCATTAGCCGTAAGCATAACTGCGGTAAATATTAATGCTTCATTACTGAATACCTGATGTGATTTGGTTTTCTTTCTTTTGAAGCTCAGATAGAAGAGGTAGGATGCACCAGCTATAGAGAGAAAGCTGATGATGCCATCGGAGGTGTCATAAAGACGCTCCAGATACTGCAGAATCGTATTGTCTATGAGCAAGGCTCCCAACGAAATTACCCCGCATGCCATTGCGATCCAGAAAGAATATTGAGCTAACCGCCTCCAATCAAAGGATTTTGTTTCGTAGCTGGCCCGCAAACGTTGAACATCCGCTTCAGTAAGCAATTGTTCTTCCTGCCAATGCTCCAGCATCTCATCTAGAAACTCACTCTTTTCCGAATCTATCTTCATTTTTTTACTGACTGTGGTGATGTTTTTTTCTGTTTCCGGATAAAACCCTGCCGGCATTTTGTCGGCAGGGTAGCATTGCTATGGTAAGAATAAATATTTTTCCCGGGATTATTTCAATAAATCGGGTACTTTTTTACTATTTCCTACAATCCATACAATATCTTCATTTTCGAAGATAAGATTGGAATCCGGATTAAGAATGCGCTCTCCTTTTCGTTCAATTCCGACAACCAGTCCCTGTGTTTTTTCCCGTATTCCGGAACTGCGTATGCTTTGCAAATAAACAGGAGAACTGCTATTGATCACGATTTTCTGAAGTGTCATGTCCTTTTTAGGAAAACTGGATTCTTCCGCTATTTCCTCTTTAGCACCCTCAAACAACTCTTTGATTGCTGCCAGCTGATTATCTGTACCAATCACCAATACCTTATCATTCGGATAAAGCCTTTCATCCCGGCCGGGTGTAGGAATCATTATTTTTCCACGTTCTATCAATGCGATATTTACACCGTATTTTTCTCTGATCGAGAG
This region of Pedobacter steynii genomic DNA includes:
- a CDS encoding RNA polymerase sigma factor; the encoded protein is MKLELYSDQDLVKLYLTGDESVLEELLRRHKSKIYTSIYLLVKDQYLAEDIFQDAFIKVINTLRSGRYNEEGKFLPWVMRIAHNLVIDYFRREKRAPVITSADGTDIFNLLQIHEESAEEKMLREQTHYDLRAMIHLLPDDQKEVLIMRHYADLSFKEIADLTDVSINTALGRMRYALSNLRKMMKVKEIS
- a CDS encoding lysine transporter LysE, which codes for MLFLTLFLGVILNMVGYIPPGNINLTVVQITITRGIRQALYFIGAFSAIEILFTFGVMRFVQWLSSEIKLGDIIDVIMVLMFGILGFITWRSRKEMPKADYSKKDSIRYGMLLGVINPMQIPYWLFVGTYLISHEWIDIGYLSLTIFSIGSGIGAALALYGFARFAQYIQEKFALSSYLVNKGIALLFFALSGYHICKIVYIHCIK
- the tsaD gene encoding tRNA (adenosine(37)-N6)-threonylcarbamoyltransferase complex transferase subunit TsaD, with protein sequence MPVILAIESSCDETSVAICNNGKITANVIANQTIHENYGGVIPELASRVHQQNIVPVIQQALIDANVDKKELNAVAFTRGPGLLGSLLVGVSFAKSFALALDLPLVSVNHMHAHILAHFIDEPKPAFPFLCLTVSGGHTQIVLVKDYFDMEIVGETLDDAAGEAFDKTAKILNLPYPGGPLIDKYAKLGNPLVFKFPEPQIKDLNYSFSGLKTAILYFIRKQEVENPDFIPEHLNDICASVQYSIVHILLNKLKKAAKQYGIKEIAIAGGVSANTGLREALQKTAVESAWNVYIPAFEYCTDNAAMIAIAGYQKYLKGDFVEQDVAPMSRMNF
- the uvrA gene encoding excinuclease ABC subunit UvrA: MNNEINKDPHKHIIIKGARVHNLKNIDVAIPKNKLVVITGMSGSGKSSLAFDTLYAEGQRRYVESLSSYARQFMGRMNKPDVDYIKGIAPAIAIEQKVITSNPRSTVGTSTEIYDYLKLLFSRIGKTYSPVSGEIVKKDTVSTVVDFISGLEPESVVTIFCPLFPHNNRSIKEELAVLLQKGFLRIFYQEQILKIESILEDESFADFELADADTVRILIDRIVLNNDEETLSRIADSVQTGFFEGKGDLYVEQEGKSTHFCDRFELDGIRFDEPTPNFFSFNNPYGACKRCEGYGNVIGIDEDLVVPDKSKSLYDNAVAPWRGEKMREWLNKLIKNADKFDFPIHRPYNELTEKEQRLIWTGNKYFEGLDAFFRELEEQTFKIQYRVMLSRYRGKTVCPDCKGSRLRKDASYVKINDKSIIDVVLMPLATILDFFNQLELTPNDEKIAKRLLAEIVNRVLYLNNVGLGYLTLNRLSNTLSGGESQRINLATSLGSSLVGSVYVLDEPSIGLHPRDTNKLIEVLISLRNVGNTVLVVEHEEEMMKAADHIIDIGPEAGTHGGNLVFSGTYSQIIKDKESLTGRYLSGEEKIAIPAKRRGWKDHVLIKGARENNLKNIDVKFPLGVFTVVSGVSGSGKTSLIKKILYPALQKAIGNYAGEQTGAYDGIYGNYDLVSQVEMVDQNPIGRSSRSNPVTYVKAWDDVRALFSALPAAKAAGLKPAAFSFNVEGGRCDVCQGEGEVKIEMQFMADIYLPCEACGGRRFKQQVLDITYNDKNVADILDLTIDEAVDFFKGEPKIMTKLQPLVDVGLGYVHLGQSSNTLSGGEAQRIKLASFLIKGNNANKTLFIFDEPTTGLHFHDIKKLLIALNTLIEQGNTILVIEHNMDMIKSADWIIDIGPEGGDKGGNVVFEGTPEELVSSNSSYTAKYLTAHMK
- a CDS encoding DUF2157 domain-containing protein, whose translation is MKIDSEKSEFLDEMLEHWQEEQLLTEADVQRLRASYETKSFDWRRLAQYSFWIAMACGVISLGALLIDNTILQYLERLYDTSDGIISFLSIAGASYLFYLSFKRKKTKSHQVFSNEALIFTAVMLTANAIAYLGKAIGTGSAHFSLLLLFAVLIYAVLAYFFKSRLIWVFALISLGAWFGTETGYLSRWNWYFAGMNYPLRFVCFGAALTGLSFLMKGRKKTGHFFPATYISGMVYLFVSLWFLSVFGNYETLEAWYGVKQISLFYWAIISAAACIISIFAGLKYRDDIAREFGITFLFINLYTRYFEYFWDNWHKALFFCVLAASFWIIGRRAEKIWNVEFLKK
- the recA gene encoding recombinase RecA — protein: MSVNADKLKALQLTLDKLEKSYGKGTVMKLGDNAVEAIESISTGSISLDIALGIGGVPKGRVIEIYGPESSGKTTLATHIIAEAQKKGGIAAIVDAEHAFDKSYAKKLGVDVDNLLISQPDNGEQALEIADNLIRSGAIDVIVIDSVAALVPKAEIEGEMGDSKMGLQARLMSQALRKLTGTIAKTGCCCIFINQLREKIGVMFGNPETTTGGNALKFYASVRLDIRRTSQIKDSDEVSGNRVKVKIVKNKVAPPFRIAEFDIMFGEGISKTGEIIDLGVDFNIIKKAGSWFSYGETKLGQGRDAVKQLLLDNPELSEEIEAKIRAEVTGEKLEERV
- the nth gene encoding endonuclease III, whose protein sequence is MLKKDRYKLFVAHFSAKQPDAETELHYNNPYQLLVAVILSAQCTDKRINQVTPALFQRFPNAKALADVTPDIVFDYIRSVSYPNNKAKHLVGMAKMLLNDFNNEVPSDIDQLQKMPGVGRKTANVIASVIYNAPAMAVDTHVFRVSKRIGLSSGKTPLAVEKELVKNLPEHTIHIAHHWLILHGRYVCLARSPKCNICEITNICKYFQQNNKITKIISEKTD